The Desulfuromonas versatilis genome has a segment encoding these proteins:
- the dnaJ gene encoding molecular chaperone DnaJ produces MAKRDYYEVLGVNRNASETEIKKAYRRLALQYHPDKNPGDKAAEEQFKELSEAYAVLSDGQKRATYDQFGHAGLGGGGGFSSEGFGFGGSPFEDIFGDIFGDIFGGGARRGRGRRGDDLRYNLTISFEEAAFGLDTKIQIPRHQSCEECGGSGARQGSGPKTCGTCQGAGQVRYQQGFFSLTRPCPDCGGEGKIIENPCPVCRGAGKVKGKRTISLKIPAGVETGSRLKLSGEGDLGSHGGPPGDLYVVISVREHPIFKREGQAVICEVPISFTQAALGCELDVPSLDGKVRIKIPAGTQSGKVLTLSGKGIPVLQGYGRGDQLVVIRVETPTKLTGRQRELLEEFAREGGEDVHPMGKGFFDKVKELFG; encoded by the coding sequence TTGGCCAAGCGAGACTATTACGAGGTGCTCGGGGTCAATCGGAACGCCAGCGAGACCGAGATTAAAAAGGCTTACCGGCGTCTGGCCCTGCAATACCACCCGGACAAGAACCCCGGCGACAAGGCGGCCGAGGAGCAGTTCAAGGAACTCTCCGAGGCCTATGCCGTACTTTCCGACGGGCAGAAGCGCGCCACCTACGACCAGTTCGGCCATGCCGGCCTGGGCGGGGGCGGCGGTTTCTCCTCCGAGGGCTTCGGCTTCGGCGGCAGCCCCTTCGAGGATATCTTCGGCGACATCTTCGGTGACATCTTCGGCGGTGGAGCGCGTCGCGGTCGCGGCCGCCGGGGCGACGATCTGCGCTACAACCTCACCATCAGCTTCGAGGAGGCGGCCTTCGGTCTGGACACCAAAATCCAGATCCCCCGCCACCAGAGCTGCGAGGAGTGCGGCGGCAGCGGCGCCCGCCAGGGCAGCGGCCCGAAAACCTGCGGCACCTGCCAGGGCGCCGGCCAGGTGCGCTACCAGCAGGGCTTCTTTTCCCTGACCCGGCCCTGCCCCGACTGCGGGGGCGAGGGCAAGATCATCGAGAATCCCTGCCCGGTCTGCCGCGGCGCCGGCAAGGTCAAGGGCAAGCGCACCATCTCGCTGAAAATCCCCGCCGGGGTGGAAACCGGCAGCCGGCTCAAGCTTAGCGGCGAGGGTGATCTCGGCAGCCACGGCGGCCCGCCGGGTGACCTGTATGTTGTCATTTCGGTGCGCGAGCACCCGATCTTCAAGCGCGAGGGGCAGGCGGTCATCTGCGAGGTTCCCATCTCCTTCACCCAGGCCGCCCTCGGCTGCGAACTGGACGTGCCGTCCCTGGACGGGAAAGTGCGGATTAAAATCCCCGCCGGAACCCAGTCGGGCAAGGTGCTGACCCTGTCGGGCAAAGGCATTCCGGTTCTCCAGGGGTATGGGCGCGGCGACCAACTGGTGGTGATCCGGGTCGAGACCCCCACCAAGCTCACCGGGCGTCAACGCGAGCTTCTCGAGGAGTTTGCCCGCGAGGGAGGCGAGGATGTCCATCCCATGGGCAAGGGGTTCTTCGACAAGGTCAAGGAGCTTTTCGGCTAA
- a CDS encoding penicillin-binding protein activator: MTGFRGVRLLVLAAAFWAVAASATAAGVDLFGERRPVTTESSLQQGIELYQAGRSEEALGLLRGFVVRNYNSPQLPTAYLYLGRIFFDQGRPDEALLYLERIPAAQRTQELTLLEGAALVHTGEAERGLSLLQQVAPDGLPSRDRALFYGAMAEAKGRQGRPLESLALLHQGLLSTAAPEAEKLLAQAHGLVQGQLSDAELAEAAFMFRGTPIGADVNLKLAEQALAGGDRQRAQQLADEAVRSNAAFPYRAEAASLLDRSSGSSYLQRAVGVLLPLSGRYATFGQLVRRGMELALEIHNQSAPAVQLLFRDSGAEPEDSAREVAELANGQRVMAIAGPLTGGAAAAAATRAQQERVPLLTLSQRDGLPETGPYVFRNSLTNLQQVQTLVRYAVGEKGLRRFAILFPENKLGYEFAELFSREVEAFGGRVVAREGYAEKATDFRRQVRLLKGENPDAPEKEAKPGQAPARPEAPFDALFIPDYADQVGLVAPQLAFYGLDKLPLLGINGWNSPDLLRVAGRYVEGAVFADGFFLASSNPVVREFVALYTAKYGEEPSILEAQGFDAAGILLSVLDRPEVRSREDLLQALTQLRDYPGVTGTTGFNGQGECEKGLFLLQVQNGEFRQIN; encoded by the coding sequence ATGACGGGGTTCAGAGGGGTTCGCCTGCTGGTGCTGGCCGCCGCTTTCTGGGCAGTTGCCGCCAGTGCAACGGCGGCCGGGGTCGACCTGTTCGGGGAGCGGCGCCCGGTCACTACCGAGTCTTCCCTGCAGCAGGGGATCGAGCTGTACCAGGCCGGGCGCAGCGAAGAGGCCCTCGGCCTGTTGCGCGGCTTCGTGGTGCGCAACTACAATTCGCCCCAGCTGCCCACCGCCTACCTCTACCTGGGGCGGATTTTCTTCGATCAGGGGCGCCCCGACGAGGCGCTGCTCTATCTGGAGCGCATTCCCGCGGCCCAGCGGACCCAGGAGCTCACCCTGCTGGAGGGGGCGGCCCTGGTGCACACCGGGGAGGCCGAGCGCGGCTTGTCCCTGCTGCAGCAGGTTGCTCCCGATGGCCTGCCCTCCCGCGACCGCGCCCTGTTCTACGGCGCCATGGCCGAGGCCAAAGGCCGCCAGGGACGGCCCCTCGAATCCCTGGCCCTGCTTCACCAGGGGTTGTTGTCGACCGCCGCCCCGGAAGCGGAAAAACTGCTCGCCCAGGCCCATGGCCTGGTGCAGGGCCAGCTGAGCGACGCGGAGCTGGCGGAGGCCGCCTTCATGTTCCGCGGGACCCCGATCGGCGCCGACGTCAACCTCAAACTCGCCGAGCAGGCCCTGGCCGGCGGCGACCGGCAGCGGGCCCAGCAGCTGGCCGACGAGGCGGTGCGCAGCAACGCCGCCTTCCCCTACCGGGCCGAGGCGGCCAGCCTGCTTGACCGCAGCAGCGGCAGTTCCTACCTGCAGCGTGCGGTGGGCGTGCTGCTGCCGCTCTCGGGGCGTTACGCCACCTTCGGCCAGCTGGTCCGCCGCGGCATGGAACTGGCGCTGGAGATCCACAACCAGAGCGCCCCGGCCGTGCAGCTGCTGTTCCGGGACAGCGGCGCCGAGCCCGAAGACAGTGCCCGGGAGGTCGCCGAGCTGGCCAACGGCCAACGGGTCATGGCCATCGCCGGGCCCCTGACCGGCGGGGCCGCCGCGGCCGCCGCCACGCGGGCTCAGCAGGAGCGGGTGCCCCTGCTGACCCTCTCCCAGCGCGACGGGCTGCCCGAGACTGGCCCCTACGTGTTCCGCAACTCTCTCACCAACCTCCAGCAGGTCCAGACCCTGGTCCGCTACGCGGTGGGCGAAAAGGGGCTGCGTCGCTTCGCCATCCTGTTTCCCGAAAACAAGCTGGGCTACGAGTTCGCCGAGCTGTTCAGCCGGGAGGTCGAGGCCTTCGGGGGCCGGGTGGTGGCCCGGGAGGGTTATGCGGAGAAAGCCACGGATTTTCGCCGCCAGGTCAGGCTGCTCAAGGGGGAAAACCCCGACGCGCCGGAAAAGGAGGCCAAACCGGGGCAGGCTCCCGCCAGGCCGGAAGCCCCCTTTGATGCCCTGTTCATTCCCGACTACGCCGACCAGGTGGGCCTGGTCGCACCGCAATTGGCCTTTTACGGTCTCGACAAGCTTCCCCTGCTGGGCATCAACGGCTGGAACTCGCCCGACCTGCTGCGGGTGGCTGGGCGCTATGTGGAAGGGGCGGTCTTCGCCGACGGTTTCTTCCTCGCCAGCAGCAACCCCGTGGTGCGGGAGTTCGTCGCGCTCTACACCGCCAAGTACGGCGAAGAACCCTCGATTCTCGAAGCCCAGGGCTTCGATGCGGCCGGTATTCTGCTGAGTGTGCTCGATCGCCCCGAAGTGCGCAGCCGCGAAGATCTGCTCCAGGCCCTGACCCAGCTGCGGGATTACCCCGGGGTGACCGGGACCACCGGTTTCAATGGCCAGGGAGAATGCGAGAAGGGGCTGTTTCTGCTCCAGGTGCAGAACGGGGAATTCCGGCAGATCAATTGA